GATATCATTTATTTAACAATAATTTTACGCGAATAGGTTTTACCATCTTTCGTCTGAACAGTCATAAAGTAAATTCCTTCCTGCTGCCTGGTGTCAAATGTTTTTGCTCCCAGCTTTGTGCGGTATACTTCTTTTCCGGAAAGATTGGTAAGAGCTACTTCAGCACCTTCCAGCGGAATATTGGCGTCAAGGGTAATCTGTCCCGCCTGGCTGTGAGCCATGATATTGACTAATGGATCCTGGTAAGCGTAATAAATTCTGAATCCTCCTCCAAGGCTCAGCACTCCTCCCGTTAAGCCTATCCTGATTCCGTCATAGGGTTTTTCAGGTTTGAATTCCACTGTACCTCTGTTAGGAGTTGCTCCCAGCTTAAGAAGGCTTACATCAATTGTTCTGCGGTCTTCATTGGAAGTTCCGCCATTCATGGTTTCAAGAGTTACCCCACTTAATAATTGTACAGATAAAGGAATGTTGTCTGTCCCGATGCCTACTACCAGTCTCGTATCTGATCTCAGATCAGGGAAGATTAAGGTTTGCTGGATACCGCCTAATAATGCAGTTCCCAATACCATCGTTGAGTAATCATCCTCATTGTTCCCGATTGCATTGAGTGGGTTTTCTACACGGCAGCCTAAACATGCTACTCCGAATACCCCGGAGCTTTGGGCGTGGGAATAAATTCTGTTTTGAGCAAATGATAAAGTGCCGGTTGAGATCAGAAACAAAGCAATGAATGCTGCTTTAAATGAGCGTTGCTTTCTCAAAAGTAAATTAAATTTCATGTTATTTATAATTTGGATGAATAGTTTTAGTCAAATTTAAGGATTAAAAGGAATAGTAAAAAATAATATTTCCATTTTTGGTGATTATTTTAATTTTATTTCTATTTTAATAAAATATAAAATGATTTTGTGTAAAAATTATTATTAAATAACTGGTAATGTGAATTTTTTTATTACAAATAAAAACGAGGTAGTTTAGACAGGTACAAGAGTTGGAGGATGCTATTGTTTATATTGACGGAATTGAAATTAACGCAAAGTTTCTATCATCCTTAAAAAACAAACATTCAAATGACCTTTCTTGCGTTTTTTAATCTTTATTTTACTTAGCAAAAATAGTGTACGTTTTGTGCTGCTCCCCAGCTTTTGAACCTGATCCGAAGTTTCTTCAGTTCATAAGAATCTTTTGCTCCCGGAATACAATATTGAAATCATTTTCAGGTATTTTCACTCAACAGAATCTTGTAGCGATCCCCAATTTTTGAACCTGGCTATCTGAAAAATAAGAAAATAATAATTTAAAGCGTTCGTAATCGCTTACCATAATGTAAAGAAACAGCACTGAATATTTTACCAACTTTTTGAGACTGACCAAAAAAAATATGTAATAGGAAAGTAAAACAGTTGGGAATAAAAGAATATATAAACGAAAAAAGGACTTTCGAAAAAGTCCTTTTTGGTAGCCCGTAGGGGAATCGAACCCCTCTTACCAGAATGAAAATCTGAGGTCCTAACCGATAGACGAACGGGCCCTCTATCTTCCATTACCGAAGTAATGTGTTAGCTTTGTTTTTATAAGTGTCAACTCTTAGTTTGTAGCCCGTAGGGGAATCGAACCCCTCTTACCAGAATGAAAATCTGAGGTCCTAACCGATAGACGAACGGGCCGGTTAGATTGTTTTAAAAGAATAGCTTTTCTACTTTATCTTTAAAAAACCACTGATTGTATACAGTGGCTTTTCAAGATATCAGTAGCCCGTAGGGGAATCGAACCCCTCTTACCAGAATGAAAATCTGAGGTCCTAACCGATAGACGAACGGGCCAGCTATGCTTTTACGCTAATTTATTAACGTGTTTTGTCAATTTGCTTTTCAAGTTAGCAGCTTTGTTCTTGTGGATAATGTTTTTCTTAGCTAATTTATCCAATAAAGCGATAACCTTCGGCAGTTGTTCTGTAGCAGCAGCTTTGTTCTCTTCATTTCTTAGAGCTTTCAATGCTGTTCTAGCAGTCTTGTGATAATATCTGTTACGAAGTCTTCTAGTTTCGTTTTGTCTGATTCTCTTTAGTGCTGATTTATGATTTGCCATATCGTTCAAATGTGAGTGCAAAACTATAAACTTTTTTTTAAACTACCAAATTTATTTTTAAAAAATTTAATTTTCTTCTGATAGATACTTTCTGAGTTTATTTATTGCCTGTTCTATTTTTAAATTTTCTTGTTCTTTTTCTAATTTTTTGATCGTATTTCCCAGCATGATCAGTGCATTGTTCCATTCTCCAGTGGTATTGGTGAAAGTAAGTCCGTCAATTGTTACTTCAAAAGCAACCCTTTCTCCAGTCCTGTAAAGTCGGAAACTGATTTTATCATCTCTGCCTGTAATCCCGTCTTCATTGATTTGTAAATCATAACTTTTTGGGTTAGAGTGGATTTTCTTAAAAAGCAATTTCGCTTCTTGTATCTTTAAATCCGGCATGATATAAAATTTGGTAGCCTGTAGTCAACTACAAACAATGATTTATCAATAATATTTTTCATCTGTGTTGCCATATCCGGGTGACCGATTATGGCTAAAATTTTTTTGCAAATATAATGCTTTTGTCATATATAATGGAATACGAATCAATTTTTACAGTAAAAATAAGTGGATTTCTATCACAGCAGGGAGTAATTACCATATTTTCAGAATGCTATAATGCAGCGCTGTTTGTCATTTTATCAGGGCTGTCATCAGATATTTAATGTATATTCTTTATATTACTGTAAGAGTATCCTGAATAATTCTGGACCAGTTGTAAAAGTTGCGGGATACTATTATTTATATTGATGAAAATTGAATTAACGCAAAAGTTTCTATGACCTTATTTCTATTCCTGAAGGTGCAAAGAATGGAATCAATGATTCGTGGATACAAAAAAAATAGTGTACGTCTTATACTGTTCCCCGGTTTTGGGAACCTGATCTATGATTCTGATCGTAAAGAAGAGAAGGAAACAGACATAAAAAAACCTTTAACGAATCCGTTAAAGGTTTTGTAAAGGTAGCCTATAGGGGAATCGAACCCCTGTTGCAAGAATGAAAATCTTGAGTCCTGACCACTAGACGAATAGGCCAAATTTTGAGGTTGCAAAAGTAAAAATTAACTTTTAAACTTCAAAATTATTTTTTTAAATTATTTATATATTTTCTGTATTACGGTGTTTTTGATGCCTTTAGCCTCAAGTTCTTTTTGAAGTTTTACAGCATCCTCCAAAGTATATACTTTTCCATAGGTATAGTAAAATACGCCGTTGTCTTTATTTCTTTCCACATCTTTCAGGTTCTGAACGATGTAAGAATTTCCGTTCAGCTTATCCCCTGCATAAACTTCTATGGTATAATATCCCATGCTGATTCGCTGGTTAGGCATGAAACCTACGGCAAAGGCATTTCTGAATCCGGCATCTTTGGCTGTTTTAAGATTGATGTCTTTTACAGAAGCCATATTGGTGACTGCATAGTAATATTTGTACTGTCCGTTTTCTTTAATGGTAAGAATATAGCTCAATCCTTTAAGGGCAGGATCATTTTCGTTGTATTTCGTAGGAGAGCTCATCAGTAGGATTCTGAAATCATTTTTCAGCGGAACTTCTGCCGGCTTTTCAGGTTCCTGCTTTTTGATGGCAATAGATCCTCCGGTTTTTCTGTCAATGGCTTTCTTATAATCAATAATGGCATTGTAGATACTCTCTGCAATTTCGCTCTGTCCTTTTTCCGAAGCAATATAGTGGCTTTCTTCCGGGTGATTGATGAATCCGGTTTCTATAAGCACAGAAGGCATGGCATTCATACGGAGAACGTGAAGATTCTTCTGGAAAACTCCTCTGGAAAATCTCTTATCTTTATTCACAAAGTTATCTTCTACCAATCCTCCCAAAAGAAGACTTGATTCCAGATATTTGCTCTGCTGAAGTTTCAGTGCTATTAAAGATTCCGGGGAATCCGGGTTGTAAGATCCGAAGATCTGCTTATCTTTTTCATCCAGAAAGATCACGTCATTTTCTCTTTTGGCTACCTCAAGGTTCTCGTTATTCTGGTTTGGCCCCTGTACATAAGTTTCCGTTCCGTAGGCTGTAGGTCTTGCTGAAGAATTACAGTGAATAGATATGAACAGGTCTGCTTTACTTCTGTTGGCCAGGTTGGTTCTGTCAGACAGGGAAGGGTATTCATCAATTTTACGGGTGTATATTACCTTGAAGTCTCTGTTTTTTTCAAGCATGGCTCCCACCTTTAAGGTAATGGCAAGCGTAATATCTTTTTCTGCGATTCTTCCTATGTCTGAATAGGTCCTGTTGGCCCCGTGATCACTTCCTCCGTGTCCTGCATCCAAAACAAGGGTAAACTTCTTCTGAGAGAAAATAAAGTTGCTGATAAGGATAAGGAGAAATGATAAAATTATTTTAAAATTTTGTTTGTGCATCTTACAGTTATAAAAATTATATTAATTTTGGGCCTTAATTATATAGAATAAAATTGGCCAAAACCGTCCTCAAAAATATATTACAAATTTTAATTATCCTAATTTTTAACAATTTTTTAGCACAGAAAACTCCTGAAAAATTGCCTAAAAATGCGGTTAATGATACTATTTCCAAAAAGGATACCATAGTTGTAAAAAAAGAAACGTTGGATGATGTTCTCCGTACAAAAGCGGACGACCAGCGCAGAGACATCCCTAAAAAGATGACATTCCTGAATAAGAATGCACAGGTAAAATATCAGGATATGCAGATTGATGCAGATTATATCTCCATTGATGATAATAAAAACCTGATCTACGCCAGAGGAAAGCAGGATTCTTTAGGAAAGATCATCGAACCTGTAATTACGACCCAGGCAGGAAAGAAATACGAAACCAACGAATTCAGTTATAATACGAAGACTAAGCAGGCCATCGCCTTCAATGCAAGAACTGAAGAAAGTGAAGGAGTGATCATTGCCAAGAAAACAAAAAAATATAACGATTCTGTTTTCGCAATGGTAAAAGCAGATTATACCACAGACGATTATTTTATCAAGAAAAAAGATACGGCTGCGGATTACTTTATGAGAGCTTACAACATCAAGCTTCTTAAAACCAAAACGAAATCCCAGATCGTTACCGGCCCTATTCAGATGTTTATAGAGCAGGTACCTACGCCTCTTTACCTTCCATTTGCCATCTTACCGTTTTCAGATAAAAGAGCAGCAGGTATTCTTATTCCCAGTTTCGGGGAAAGGGAAGATGTAGGTTTCTTCCTGAACGGGATAGGTTATTATCAGCCGATCGGGGAACATTTTGACCTTAAAGTCCTTGCTGATATTTATACGAAAGGAAGCTGGAACCTGCGTCCGCAGATGAATTATCAGAAGAAATACCGCTATTCCGGAACCTTCAATGCAGATATCGGAACCATGGTGAGAGGGATCAAAGGATTGGAAGATTATACCAGAAACAGTACATACAGGATCAACTGGACGCATTCACAGGATGCAAAAGCCAATCCATTCCTTACATTCAGTGCTTCCGTAGACATTGTAAGTACGAAATTCTACAACAATCCACTGAACAACAATTATATTTTCAATCAGAATGTATTGAATACCCAGCAGAACTCTACGGTAACGCTTACCAAAAGATTTCTGAAACTTCCGGTAACAATTACGGGAACAGCCTCTTATTCCCAGAACTTTGCCACCGGATTGGCAGACCTTCGTCTTCCGCAGATGAACGTAGCAGTGAATCAGTTCTACCTGTTCAAATCAAAAACAGGAGTAAGATCAGGGCTTCTTGAAAATATTACCGTCAATACAGGATTCAACCTGACCAATTTTGTGAATACTCAGGAAAATGAGCTCTTTAAAAAAGAAATGTGGGATAAAATGCAGACCGGGCTTAAAAATAATATTGCCATTGCAACCAATACCACACTGGCGAAATATTTCACATTCAGTTTAAGTGCCAATATTGACAATGCCTTAACGACCAAAACGCTGAACAGGTATTATGATCCTGTAAAAGCAGTTACAGTAGATGAAATCAATAAAAAGTTTGCCGGATATTCTACTTTCTCTACTACGGCAAGTATCCAGACGACCCTTTACGGGCAGATGGATTTTAAAAAAGGATCTGCTATTGAAGCAATCAGACATATGGTGACTCCAAGTATCGGGTTTACCTATTCTCCCGACTTCTCCAGTCCTAATTTCGGATACTATAAAAACTATTATAATGCGAACGGAGCCCTTACCCCATATTCTATTTTTGAGAAAGGTATTGTGGGAAGTCCTCAAAGCGGAATGGTGGGAGCTCTGGGTTTCAATATCGGAAACAACGTAGAAATGAAAGTCAGATCTAAAAGTGATTCTACGGGAGTAAAGAAGGTTAAGATCTTCGAATCTTTGAACCTTTCAGGGAATTATAACTTTGCGGCCAAAGATCACCCATGGTCAATTATTACCATCAACGGGCAATCTTCATTCCTTAACGGTAAACTGACGGTTAATACGAGTCTTTCCCTTGATCCGTATAAAATTGAATTTATTCCGGGACAGGACACAGGAATCAGAACAGAAAAATTCGGGGCCTTCAGTGTACAGGGATTCAACGTACAGATGTCTTATCCTCTGAGCAGCGAAATTTTTGGAGAGAAAACGGAATATGCTAAAAAGTATTCTAAAAAAGGAGAAGTCCGGAATGAGAATTACTATTTTGATGATGATAATTATGCCCATTTTGATCAGGCCTGGACTTTGAATATCAATGCCAACTATGCCTACTCAAAAGGACTGAACAGATTTGGAAGCAAAATTGCATCCGTAGGTCTTGACGGAAGTATCAAGCTTACCCCTTTCTGGAATATCAACGGTAGTACACACTATGACCTCGTGACCAAGCAGCTGGCTTATACAAGAATCGGTTTTGCCAGGGATCAGCGAAGTTTTACCATCAATTTCAACTGGGTTCCTTTCGGTCAGTATAAGGTATATGATTTCTTTATCGGGATCAAAGCCAATATCTTAAGTGATGCATTGAAATATAAAGACAGAAGCTTTACACAGCCGAATGCACCTTTCTAATATCAGATTGGCATTTGAGAATATAAATTTTATATTTGCAACCAAAATAAATTCTAACTAAATTACCGTTTAGAAAGTAGATGGTGATTGTATAAGATCAAAAAAATTAAATATCCGCTATGAAACAAGTAATCAACACAGTGAACGCTCCTGCAGCAATCGGGCCTTATTCACAAGCTAATATGGCAAACGGAGTATTGTATATCTCCGGACAGATTCCTGTAGATCCTGCAACTGGTAAACTGGTAGAAGGAATTGAAAAAGAAACGCACCAGGTAATGAAAAACCTTGAAGCAATTCTTACAGAAGCCGGAATGACTTTTAAAAACGTTGTAAAGGCTACAATTTTCCTTAAGAGTATGGATGATTTTGCTGTAATGAATGATATTTATGCGTCTTATTTAGATGCGGAAAGCTATCCTGCACGTGAAACGGTACAGGTGTCCTGCTTACCTAAAAATGTGGATATCGAAATCTCTATGATCGCACATCAGGATTAATGAATTTTATAAGAAATACAATTGCGGTGCTTGTAGGCCTTGGGATAGCCGGGCTTATTATTACTCTTGGTATAAGGGCTTTTCCGCAATGGGTAACTTTTGAAGCGTTTGCTCCTTTCGAGCATTGGCAAAGGTTTCTTTTCAGTATGAAAGATGATAAGGCATTTTTCGGTTTCCTGCTGTTTATTTCCGGACTGGGAACAACAATAGGAGGGGTGGCAACAGCTATTATCGTTAAATATGCCAAAGTAGCCTATGCTATTCTGATTGGCTTTATCATGCTTTTCATTGCGATGTTGGATGTTATTATTTTCCCTTATCATCCTACATTTTATAAGATTTCCATCTTCCTTACTTTCTTCCCGTTTTCATGGATCGGGGGTAAGATCGTAGAAGTGATCTACGAAAGAAACAAGAAGAAAATGATCGCTGAAAAAATGAATAAACCTAAATAAAAAAATAAAATAATAAAAAAACGCTGCAGATATCTGCAGCGTTTTTTTATTGACAGGTCAACTGTTGTTCAGTGCCTGATTAAGGCATTTTAAATCCTTTTGTATAAATTCTTCCGTAGTCATCTACAAACTTCACCTGTACATTCCCCTGATATTTATCCAGGATCTTTTCTACATCTTTTTGTGAGTTGACCGGTTTTCCGTTAATCTCAATAATGATATAATTGTCTACAATCCCGATTTTAGCCATTTCGCTGCCTTCAGAAACGTTTTTGGCAACTACACCGCTGTTCAGCCCGTATTCTGTTTTGAATCGCTCGGTAAGAGGTTCAAACTCCGATCCGATTTTTTCGGTTACGGAAAGATCAGCTTTGGTTTTTGTAGATGTTCCTCCTTTCTGGTCCTTCAGCGTTA
This portion of the Chryseobacterium arthrosphaerae genome encodes:
- a CDS encoding T9SS type A sorting domain-containing protein; this translates as MKFNLLLRKQRSFKAAFIALFLISTGTLSFAQNRIYSHAQSSGVFGVACLGCRVENPLNAIGNNEDDYSTMVLGTALLGGIQQTLIFPDLRSDTRLVVGIGTDNIPLSVQLLSGVTLETMNGGTSNEDRRTIDVSLLKLGATPNRGTVEFKPEKPYDGIRIGLTGGVLSLGGGFRIYYAYQDPLVNIMAHSQAGQITLDANIPLEGAEVALTNLSGKEVYRTKLGAKTFDTRQQEGIYFMTVQTKDGKTYSRKIIVK
- a CDS encoding N-acetylmuramoyl-L-alanine amidase family protein, yielding MHKQNFKIILSFLLILISNFIFSQKKFTLVLDAGHGGSDHGANRTYSDIGRIAEKDITLAITLKVGAMLEKNRDFKVIYTRKIDEYPSLSDRTNLANRSKADLFISIHCNSSARPTAYGTETYVQGPNQNNENLEVAKRENDVIFLDEKDKQIFGSYNPDSPESLIALKLQQSKYLESSLLLGGLVEDNFVNKDKRFSRGVFQKNLHVLRMNAMPSVLIETGFINHPEESHYIASEKGQSEIAESIYNAIIDYKKAIDRKTGGSIAIKKQEPEKPAEVPLKNDFRILLMSSPTKYNENDPALKGLSYILTIKENGQYKYYYAVTNMASVKDINLKTAKDAGFRNAFAVGFMPNQRISMGYYTIEVYAGDKLNGNSYIVQNLKDVERNKDNGVFYYTYGKVYTLEDAVKLQKELEAKGIKNTVIQKIYK
- a CDS encoding putative LPS assembly protein LptD, yielding MAKTVLKNILQILIILIFNNFLAQKTPEKLPKNAVNDTISKKDTIVVKKETLDDVLRTKADDQRRDIPKKMTFLNKNAQVKYQDMQIDADYISIDDNKNLIYARGKQDSLGKIIEPVITTQAGKKYETNEFSYNTKTKQAIAFNARTEESEGVIIAKKTKKYNDSVFAMVKADYTTDDYFIKKKDTAADYFMRAYNIKLLKTKTKSQIVTGPIQMFIEQVPTPLYLPFAILPFSDKRAAGILIPSFGEREDVGFFLNGIGYYQPIGEHFDLKVLADIYTKGSWNLRPQMNYQKKYRYSGTFNADIGTMVRGIKGLEDYTRNSTYRINWTHSQDAKANPFLTFSASVDIVSTKFYNNPLNNNYIFNQNVLNTQQNSTVTLTKRFLKLPVTITGTASYSQNFATGLADLRLPQMNVAVNQFYLFKSKTGVRSGLLENITVNTGFNLTNFVNTQENELFKKEMWDKMQTGLKNNIAIATNTTLAKYFTFSLSANIDNALTTKTLNRYYDPVKAVTVDEINKKFAGYSTFSTTASIQTTLYGQMDFKKGSAIEAIRHMVTPSIGFTYSPDFSSPNFGYYKNYYNANGALTPYSIFEKGIVGSPQSGMVGALGFNIGNNVEMKVRSKSDSTGVKKVKIFESLNLSGNYNFAAKDHPWSIITINGQSSFLNGKLTVNTSLSLDPYKIEFIPGQDTGIRTEKFGAFSVQGFNVQMSYPLSSEIFGEKTEYAKKYSKKGEVRNENYYFDDDNYAHFDQAWTLNINANYAYSKGLNRFGSKIASVGLDGSIKLTPFWNINGSTHYDLVTKQLAYTRIGFARDQRSFTINFNWVPFGQYKVYDFFIGIKANILSDALKYKDRSFTQPNAPF
- the rpsT gene encoding 30S ribosomal protein S20, coding for MANHKSALKRIRQNETRRLRNRYYHKTARTALKALRNEENKAAATEQLPKVIALLDKLAKKNIIHKNKAANLKSKLTKHVNKLA
- a CDS encoding RidA family protein — encoded protein: MKQVINTVNAPAAIGPYSQANMANGVLYISGQIPVDPATGKLVEGIEKETHQVMKNLEAILTEAGMTFKNVVKATIFLKSMDDFAVMNDIYASYLDAESYPARETVQVSCLPKNVDIEISMIAHQD